In Capsicum annuum cultivar UCD-10X-F1 chromosome 7, UCD10Xv1.1, whole genome shotgun sequence, one genomic interval encodes:
- the LOC107878581 gene encoding uncharacterized protein LOC107878581 isoform X1: MRNSVLFFSLIALFIAYLQFQVHAAAPAGPLIKHLNSILKWSRSSSKTPQSDGNFLQFEAGYLVETVVEGNELGVVPYKIRVSEDGELFAVDAINSNIVRITPPLSQYSRARLVAGSFDGHTGHVDGKPIDARFKHPKGATMDDKGNIYVADTANLAIRKIGEAGVTTIAGGKSIPGYRDGPSEDAQFSSDFDVIYVRPTCSLLVIDRGNAALRQISLSQEDCDYQYSSVSTIDVVMVAGAILIGYAACMLQQGFGSKTFQQVRVEVEHQEPSLIKEKPPTPVVETVKEEQEAGWPSFGQLVWDLSKLAIEGLGSLFGYIVPLRFRHKNFVRPGLTPLKDSLIMPEDEVEPPLVQKQRAPAPASEIRPVPAVGDKVPEGKPTKIRSSSFIDPNLSTKHRSSRRHEHAEYYGNSGEVPPYGHVRSKSQKERTKHRRQDSSVGAAGIEAKPDQTKAGNYEDPKFAHYSMRNKYGDPFPRYA; the protein is encoded by the exons ATGAGAAATTCCGTTTTGTTCTTCAGTTTGATAGCTCTGTTTATTGCTTATCTTCAATTTCAGGTTCATGCTGCTGCTCCTGCTG GGCCTTTGATTAAGCACTTGAATTCTATACTCAAATGGTCTAGGTCTTCCTCTAAAACTCCTCAATCAG ATGGGAATTTTCTTCAATTCGAAGCAGGTTACTTAGTTGAAACTGTTGTAGAAGGAAATGAGCTTGGTGTTGTACCGTATAAGATCCGGGTGTCAGAGGATGGTGAACTCTTTGCTGTTGATGCTATTAATAGCAATATCGTCCGAATTACTCCCCCGTTATCTCAAT ATAGTAGAGCAAGATTGGTTGCTGGTTCATTTGACGGTCACACTGGCCATGTGGACGGGAAGCCAATTGATGCTCGTTTCAAACATCCAAAAGGAGCTACCATGGATGACAAAGGAAACATTTATGTTGCTGATACCGCAAATCTGGCTATTAGGAAGATTGGAGAAGCAG GTGTGACAACAATTGCTGGAGGAAAGTCTATTCCAGGATATAGGGATGGGCCGAGTGAGGATGCTCAATTTTCGAGCGACTTTGATGTAATATACGTTCGGCCAACTTGTTCATTACTCGTTATTGATCGAGGAAATGCTGCTCTTAGGCAAATTTCTCTCAGCCAGGAGGATTGTGACTACCAGTACAGCTCAGTGTCAACTATAG ATGTTGTCATGGTGGCTGGTGCTATTTTAATAGGGTATGCTGCATGCATGCTCCAGCAAGGATTTGGCTCCAAGACT TTTCAGCAAGTACGTGTGGAAGTGGAGCATCAAGAACCTTCTCTAATCAAGGAGAAGCCCCCCACCCCTGTTGTGGAAACTGTCAAAGAAGAACAGGAAGCAGGATGGCCATCATTTGGACAGCTAGTCTGGGATCTGTCCAAGCTTGCTATAGAGGGTCTGGGATCCCTTTTTGGCTACATCGTTCCATTGCGGTTTAGACACAAGAACTTTGTTAGACCCGGACTAACTCCACTAAAAGATTCACTGATCATGCCTGAAGATGAAGTTGAGCCCCCTTTAGTCCAAAAGCAAAGGGCTCCAGCACCTGCTTCCGAGATCAGACCGGTCCCAGCTGTCGGTGATAAAGTTCCTGAAGGCAAGCCCACCAAGATTAGGTCCAGTAGTTTTATAGACCCTAACTTGTCAACCAAGCACCGGTCTTCCAGACGACATGAGCATGCAGAATACTATGGAAACTCAGGTGAGGTTCCTCCATACGGGCACGTGAGGTCTAAAAGCCAGAAGGAAAGAACCAAGCATAGGCGACAAGATTCAAGTGTTGGAGCAGCAGGAATAGAAGCAAAGCCTGATCAAACGAAAGCAGGAAACTATGAGGATCCAAAGTTTGCCCATTACAGCATGAGAAACAAGTATGGAGACCCTTTCCCTCGGTACGCATGA
- the LOC107878581 gene encoding uncharacterized protein LOC107878581 isoform X2, whose product MRNSVLFFSLIALFIAYLQFQVHAAAPAGPLIKHLNSILKWSRSSSKTPQSDGNFLQFEAGYLVETVVEGNELGVVPYKIRVSEDGELFAVDAINSNIVRITPPLSQYSRARLVAGSFDGHTGHVDGKPIDARFKHPKGATMDDKGNIYVADTANLAIRKIGEAGVTTIAGGKSIPGYRDGPSEDAQFSSDFDVIYVRPTCSLLVIDRGNAALRQISLSQEDCDYQYSSVSTIDVVMVAGAILIGYAACMLQQGFGSKTQVRVEVEHQEPSLIKEKPPTPVVETVKEEQEAGWPSFGQLVWDLSKLAIEGLGSLFGYIVPLRFRHKNFVRPGLTPLKDSLIMPEDEVEPPLVQKQRAPAPASEIRPVPAVGDKVPEGKPTKIRSSSFIDPNLSTKHRSSRRHEHAEYYGNSGEVPPYGHVRSKSQKERTKHRRQDSSVGAAGIEAKPDQTKAGNYEDPKFAHYSMRNKYGDPFPRYA is encoded by the exons ATGAGAAATTCCGTTTTGTTCTTCAGTTTGATAGCTCTGTTTATTGCTTATCTTCAATTTCAGGTTCATGCTGCTGCTCCTGCTG GGCCTTTGATTAAGCACTTGAATTCTATACTCAAATGGTCTAGGTCTTCCTCTAAAACTCCTCAATCAG ATGGGAATTTTCTTCAATTCGAAGCAGGTTACTTAGTTGAAACTGTTGTAGAAGGAAATGAGCTTGGTGTTGTACCGTATAAGATCCGGGTGTCAGAGGATGGTGAACTCTTTGCTGTTGATGCTATTAATAGCAATATCGTCCGAATTACTCCCCCGTTATCTCAAT ATAGTAGAGCAAGATTGGTTGCTGGTTCATTTGACGGTCACACTGGCCATGTGGACGGGAAGCCAATTGATGCTCGTTTCAAACATCCAAAAGGAGCTACCATGGATGACAAAGGAAACATTTATGTTGCTGATACCGCAAATCTGGCTATTAGGAAGATTGGAGAAGCAG GTGTGACAACAATTGCTGGAGGAAAGTCTATTCCAGGATATAGGGATGGGCCGAGTGAGGATGCTCAATTTTCGAGCGACTTTGATGTAATATACGTTCGGCCAACTTGTTCATTACTCGTTATTGATCGAGGAAATGCTGCTCTTAGGCAAATTTCTCTCAGCCAGGAGGATTGTGACTACCAGTACAGCTCAGTGTCAACTATAG ATGTTGTCATGGTGGCTGGTGCTATTTTAATAGGGTATGCTGCATGCATGCTCCAGCAAGGATTTGGCTCCAAGACT CAAGTACGTGTGGAAGTGGAGCATCAAGAACCTTCTCTAATCAAGGAGAAGCCCCCCACCCCTGTTGTGGAAACTGTCAAAGAAGAACAGGAAGCAGGATGGCCATCATTTGGACAGCTAGTCTGGGATCTGTCCAAGCTTGCTATAGAGGGTCTGGGATCCCTTTTTGGCTACATCGTTCCATTGCGGTTTAGACACAAGAACTTTGTTAGACCCGGACTAACTCCACTAAAAGATTCACTGATCATGCCTGAAGATGAAGTTGAGCCCCCTTTAGTCCAAAAGCAAAGGGCTCCAGCACCTGCTTCCGAGATCAGACCGGTCCCAGCTGTCGGTGATAAAGTTCCTGAAGGCAAGCCCACCAAGATTAGGTCCAGTAGTTTTATAGACCCTAACTTGTCAACCAAGCACCGGTCTTCCAGACGACATGAGCATGCAGAATACTATGGAAACTCAGGTGAGGTTCCTCCATACGGGCACGTGAGGTCTAAAAGCCAGAAGGAAAGAACCAAGCATAGGCGACAAGATTCAAGTGTTGGAGCAGCAGGAATAGAAGCAAAGCCTGATCAAACGAAAGCAGGAAACTATGAGGATCCAAAGTTTGCCCATTACAGCATGAGAAACAAGTATGGAGACCCTTTCCCTCGGTACGCATGA
- the LOC107858080 gene encoding uncharacterized protein LOC107858080: MERDFINLVRKCHECQVHGDSICSPLSELHTVTAPWPFVSWGMDVIGPIKPKALSGHRFILVAIDYFTKWVEEATFKSVTKKVMVDFIHSNIIFQFGIPKIIVMNNAANLNSHLMQEVCQQFKIMHRNSSPYRPKANRAVEAANKNLKKILRYRTTVRTSISTTPYLLVYETEAVIPADIEIPSLRVVIEAKIGDDQWAKTRLEQLGLIDEKILTSVYHGQLYQKRMA; the protein is encoded by the exons atggagCGAGATTTCATCAATTTAGTTCGTAAATGTCATGAATGTCAAGTACACGGGGACTCGATATGTTCCCCTCTATCCGAGTTGCATACAGTGactgctccatggccttttgtATCTTGGGGAATGGACGTAATTGGACCAATTAAACCAAAAGCTTTGAGTGGACATAGGTTCATTTTagtagccattgattatttcacgaaGTGGGTGGAAGAAgcgactttcaagtcagtgaccaaGAAGGTGATGGTTGATTTTATTCATTCCAACATCATTTTTCAGTTCGGCATTCCAAAGATAATTGTTATGAATAATGCTGCAAATCTCAATAGCCatctgatgcaagaagtgtgccagcaatttaagattatgcatcggAATTCAAGTCCTTATCGTCCAAAAGCGAATAGAGCTGTAGAAGCTGCCAAtaagaacttaaagaaaatactcc GTTATCGCACTACGGTTCGAACTTCAATTAGTACAACTCCTTACTTGTTAGTGTACGAAACTGAAGCAGTTATACCTGCAGATATTGAAATTCCATCTCTTCGAGTAGTTATAGAAGCTAAAATTGGTGATGACCAATGGGCCAAGACTCGTTTGGAGCAATTAggcttgattgatgaaaaaatattaacatCAGTGTATCATGGACAACTATACCAGAAGAGAATGGCatga